The following proteins are co-located in the Shouchella hunanensis genome:
- a CDS encoding signal peptidase I: MAKKVWAGIRLVVMTLFSFLFFVVLLLFLQLNGEEESGGMELFGYTSFTVLSNSMEPTFSAGDVIIIEQVEGVDVGDVVTYMTPERRLFTHRIVNESIEQGSKSYITKGDNNTIEDRLPIVSEQIVGVHRFTIPKVGLVAETIQKNIDMRYVVFIPLMLFFILTIVEMIQKKRNKPKEEQLYEKESP; the protein is encoded by the coding sequence ATGGCGAAAAAAGTATGGGCAGGCATACGCTTAGTGGTCATGACGTTGTTTTCATTCCTATTCTTTGTTGTCCTATTGCTGTTTTTACAGCTGAATGGAGAAGAAGAAAGTGGTGGCATGGAGTTATTTGGTTATACGTCCTTTACCGTGCTATCGAATAGTATGGAGCCAACCTTTTCTGCTGGTGACGTTATTATTATTGAACAAGTGGAAGGTGTAGATGTAGGGGATGTTGTCACGTATATGACACCAGAACGACGCTTGTTTACGCACCGTATTGTAAACGAATCGATCGAACAGGGGAGCAAGTCCTACATAACGAAAGGGGACAATAATACGATTGAAGATCGTCTTCCTATCGTAAGCGAACAAATTGTAGGTGTACACCGTTTTACGATTCCTAAAGTAGGTCTTGTCGCAGAAACTATACAAAAAAATATCGATATGCGTTATGTCGTATTTATTCCTTTAATGCTTTTTTTTATCCTAACAATTGTTGAAATGATACAAAAAAAACGGAACAAACCTAAGGAGGAGCAACTTTATGAAAAAGAAAGCCCTTAA
- a CDS encoding S8 family serine peptidase, with amino-acid sequence MKKTTNLNCTKSLSVVALSFCMVASSFTSVQYVKAEDQTDTKLLLPDSINLTSDEEISIIVELDELPEQVALALAEEEGSVLTEAEAKATVSESQEVFEEILDDVFPQSQEKELDYTVNFTYTTIFNGVALTLPANKVEDLLQYEEIKAIYNDEEVELIHPVDEKGYDEPVDATMVDSIPFLGVSDLHIDGLTGEGIKIGVLDTGVDYNHPDLKGVYKGGYDFVDNDDDPMEATYEDWLASGLPEFDSANRSYYTSHGTHVSGTTNGTGENESEYAVTGVAPDAELYAYRVLGPYGSGATSGVIAGIERSVEDGMDVINLSLGSATNNPIAPTGIATNNAALAGVTVVTSAGNSGRNGLYTIGAPGSAALPISVGASNVPIEVPEFSSEYSVGGETLPGDLRVIAESFETDLASLTGETLQVVSASLGRVQDFENVDVEDKVAFVARGEIAFVDKIANAKDAGAAGIVIYNNIPGAGHNPVYVGASHSYIPSFSLTYEQGQAIADLLDKESTITFGDMSAITTIGDTLADFSSRGPVNYTAAIKPEVVAPGVDVFSTIPSYMAGPEYIGDYEYSYGRSSGTSMASPHVAGIAALMLQANPELSPADIKTKLMNTAVPMTNDYNVFEVGAGRVNPQAAIDTTMMFQTTMDGLHVEDSLLTLIPDRTGAISFGPVSTANGNIREHQSLRVTNSSDEAKSFNVQTSFQAVNGTLPAGASGMTLQTNASISVPAGETITSNSFLIAPKTALQGLYGGYMIFTNKKDATEVYRVPFGTYVSEQAIADLPIGQPVIAGNPAS; translated from the coding sequence TTGAAAAAAACGACAAATTTAAACTGTACAAAATCACTATCTGTCGTAGCGCTATCATTTTGTATGGTGGCAAGTTCTTTTACTTCCGTGCAGTACGTAAAAGCGGAGGATCAAACGGATACAAAACTTCTCTTACCGGATTCTATTAATCTTACAAGTGATGAAGAGATTTCCATTATTGTTGAACTAGATGAGCTACCAGAACAAGTAGCCCTAGCTTTAGCAGAAGAAGAGGGAAGTGTATTAACGGAAGCGGAGGCAAAAGCGACTGTTTCTGAATCCCAAGAAGTGTTTGAAGAAATTTTAGACGATGTCTTTCCTCAATCACAGGAAAAAGAACTCGATTACACAGTAAATTTTACGTATACAACCATATTTAACGGAGTAGCGCTTACGTTACCAGCAAATAAAGTAGAGGATTTACTTCAATATGAAGAAATTAAAGCGATTTATAACGATGAAGAAGTTGAATTAATTCACCCTGTTGATGAAAAGGGCTACGATGAGCCGGTTGATGCAACAATGGTGGATAGCATTCCTTTTTTAGGTGTAAGTGATTTACATATTGATGGTTTAACTGGAGAAGGCATAAAAATTGGTGTACTAGATACAGGAGTAGATTACAACCATCCAGATTTAAAAGGTGTTTATAAAGGTGGATATGACTTCGTTGACAACGACGATGATCCAATGGAAGCCACATATGAAGACTGGTTAGCATCTGGACTACCAGAGTTTGATTCAGCTAACCGTTCTTATTATACAAGTCATGGTACACACGTAAGTGGTACAACGAATGGAACAGGAGAAAATGAATCAGAATATGCGGTCACTGGTGTGGCACCTGATGCAGAATTGTATGCGTACCGCGTACTTGGTCCTTATGGCTCTGGTGCTACGTCTGGTGTTATTGCTGGTATCGAACGTTCTGTTGAAGATGGTATGGACGTCATAAACTTATCTCTAGGGAGTGCAACAAATAACCCTATTGCTCCAACCGGTATAGCAACAAATAACGCTGCTTTAGCAGGGGTTACAGTAGTTACGTCTGCTGGAAATAGCGGGAGAAATGGCCTTTATACCATTGGTGCACCTGGTTCAGCAGCATTACCAATCTCAGTAGGAGCGAGTAATGTACCAATTGAAGTTCCTGAATTTTCAAGTGAATACTCGGTTGGTGGTGAGACATTACCTGGCGACTTACGTGTTATTGCGGAATCATTTGAAACCGACCTTGCAAGTTTGACTGGTGAAACGTTACAAGTTGTATCTGCAAGCTTAGGTAGGGTGCAAGATTTTGAAAATGTTGATGTAGAAGACAAAGTAGCGTTTGTTGCTCGCGGAGAGATTGCCTTTGTCGACAAAATTGCGAATGCGAAGGATGCAGGTGCTGCTGGAATTGTTATCTACAATAATATACCAGGTGCAGGACATAATCCGGTCTACGTTGGTGCAAGTCATTCCTACATTCCATCGTTCTCTTTAACGTATGAGCAAGGTCAAGCCATTGCGGACCTTTTGGATAAAGAGTCAACCATTACGTTTGGTGATATGAGTGCGATTACGACAATAGGTGATACACTTGCAGACTTTAGTTCACGTGGTCCAGTTAATTACACTGCGGCGATTAAGCCAGAAGTTGTTGCGCCAGGGGTAGACGTATTTTCGACAATCCCGAGCTACATGGCAGGACCTGAATACATTGGTGATTACGAATACTCATATGGCCGCTCTTCCGGTACGTCTATGGCATCTCCGCATGTTGCAGGAATTGCTGCACTGATGCTTCAAGCGAATCCAGAGCTTTCTCCTGCTGATATTAAAACAAAGTTAATGAACACAGCAGTGCCAATGACAAACGATTACAACGTATTTGAAGTAGGAGCAGGACGGGTGAATCCGCAAGCTGCTATTGATACAACGATGATGTTCCAAACAACAATGGATGGCCTCCATGTTGAAGACAGTTTATTAACGCTTATTCCTGATCGTACGGGTGCAATTAGCTTCGGACCAGTTAGCACGGCGAATGGAAACATTCGTGAGCATCAGAGCTTACGTGTTACAAATTCGAGTGATGAAGCAAAATCGTTTAATGTGCAAACGAGTTTCCAAGCAGTTAACGGAACATTACCAGCTGGTGCAAGTGGTATGACACTGCAAACAAATGCTTCTATTTCGGTTCCAGCAGGAGAAACCATTACAAGCAATAGTTTCTTAATCGCACCAAAAACAGCTTTACAAGGGCTATATGGCGGCTACATGATTTTCACTAATAAAAAAGACGCTACTGAAGTCTACCGTGTGCCATTTGGAACGTATGTATCGGAACAGGCTATTGCAGATTTGCCAATTGGCCAGCCGGTCATTGCAGGGAATCCTGCATCATAA